The nucleotide window CAAAAAAAAGGAGTAGAAAGAATAAAAATATGCTCCCCGCGATGAATCGGAACAATATAAGGTTAACAGGGGAAATCTCTGTGAGGAGAAATTTTACAGCAACAAAATTGATTCCCCATATAGCCGCGACGCAGAGAAGCA belongs to Syntrophorhabdaceae bacterium and includes:
- a CDS encoding EamA family transporter; this translates as MNILSIKNMSVEKEGLSDILLLCVAAIWGINFVAVKFLLTEISPVNLILFRFIAGSIFLFFLLLFF